The following is a genomic window from Bacillus sp. V2I10.
CTTCATCAAATTAGAAGTTCAAAAAAAAGGTTATCCGCCTTCTGTTCGCGAAATTGGCGAAGCTGTCGGCCTTGCTTCTAGTTCAACTGTACACGGCCATCTGGCCAGACTAGAGAGCAAGGGACTAATCAGACGCGATCCAACTAAGCCCAGAGCCATTGAAATTTTAGAAGAAGAGACTTCACATATTCCAAGATCAAATGTTATTAATGTTCCGATTATCGGTAAGGTTACAGCGGGATCTCCCATAACAGCCATCGAAAATGTTGAGGAATATTTTCCGCTTCCTGATACGTTTGCAGCAGCAGATGATCAAGTATTCATGCTCGAAATTATGGGAGACAGTATGATAGAAGCAGGAATTCTGGACGGGGATATGGTTATCGTTAAACAGCAGAAGACGGCAAATAATGGAGATATCGTAGTAGCCATGACAGAAGATGATGAAGCAACAGTAAAACGTTTCTTTAAAGAAAAAGACTTCATTCGCCTTCAGCCTGAAAATTCAACTATGGATCCTATTATTCTGCGAAATGTTACGATTTTAGGGAAAGTCATTGGGGTTTACCGGAATATTCATTAAAGATCTTTGCTGCTAAGCAAAGATCTTTATTTTTTGGTTTTATACGCTCCAGCAAAGGGAATATAATAGTTGATAAAACTTAGAAGAGGTAACCTATGAATCCCAAAATTAACTATGATG
Proteins encoded in this region:
- the lexA gene encoding transcriptional repressor LexA, whose amino-acid sequence is MTKLSKRQQDILNFIKLEVQKKGYPPSVREIGEAVGLASSSTVHGHLARLESKGLIRRDPTKPRAIEILEEETSHIPRSNVINVPIIGKVTAGSPITAIENVEEYFPLPDTFAAADDQVFMLEIMGDSMIEAGILDGDMVIVKQQKTANNGDIVVAMTEDDEATVKRFFKEKDFIRLQPENSTMDPIILRNVTILGKVIGVYRNIH